AAAGACGTATCCCCGAAGGATCCGGACTGGGCGGTGATTCCGCCCGACAAGTTTCTTAAGCTGCAGGACTATGCCGATTGGATATTGCAGGTTAAAAATACGGCCGAACGAATGCGCCTGCTGGATTGTCATACGATGATCACAAAAGCCAAACAGTTTATCCACGAGCATTTCAATGAAAACATTTCGCTGCAAACGGTTGCGGACCATGTTCATCTGTCTGCCAATTATTTGAGCCACGTGTTCAAACGGGAAACGGACGAGAACTTCATCGATTATCTGATCGGCATCCGTATCCGGCACGCGAAGTCGCTGATTCGGTCGACGGACAGCCTGATTTATGAAATCGGAGAATCGGTGGGGTACAGGGACCTTTATTATTTCAGCAAGCTTTTCAAAAAGGTAACGGGCATGACGCCCAGTCAGTACAGGAACGCCCAAGGCAAGGAGCGGAGCTAACGCTCTCTATTTTCGTTGAAAAAGCAAAATATAGCAAAGGTCCGGTAAATAAGACAACATGAGGCAGGAGCGACGGGGGGCTTAGAATAGAAGAGCGGCCGATAGCCGTAATCTTTTACAAATCGCAGTCAAGACCGTCCATTTTTTAACGTGTAATCATGCTTTACAGTAATACGTGTTCCAACAATTATTTTACCGGGAGGAGAATACGTATGCTTAGAAAAGCGGTTGCCGTCTTGGCGTCAGCGATGCTGGTCTTTGTCGCGGCATGTACATCCGGCGGTGGAGCGGACGGAAACAAGTCGCAATCAAGCGGCGGACAGGGGGAATCACCTCAGGGAAAAGTGAAGATCGAAGTGTATCACTGGACGCCCGTCGAAGGAATGGAAAGCGCATTCAAGGTATTCAATGAGACGCATCCGAATATTGAAGCGGAATACAAGCTTATTCCGGATTCACCCGATCTGCCGCTCAAGGTCAACACGCTTTTGGCCTCCGGCGAGCCGATTGACGTGATTGCGCAGTGGTCGCCCGACGATTTGAGAACCAGGGTCGACAACGACCTGTATGAGCCGCTGAATCAATATTTTGAGGATAATCACATTGACTATGCCAAAACTTTCGGTGACGAAGTAACGAAGCTGGAGACGATTAACGGGAAAATATACGGCGTGCCGTACGGCAATAAGATCAATGCGATCTTTTACAACAAAAAATTGTTCGACGAAGCGCATGTTCCGTACCCCAAGGACGACTGGACTTGGGACGACTTCAGAGAGACGGCCAAAAAGCTGACAAAGGGCGACGGGCCGAACAAGCAGTACGGCTTCATCCCCTATGTCATCGACGACTGGAAGACGCTGGCCACCCTGAAGCTGGGGCTGAACGCAATTTATAAAAGCGATAAGGAATCCAACTTCGACAGTCCTTACTTTAAACGGAGCCTGCAATTTTTCTATGATATGCAGTTCACCGACAAGTCCATCATGCCGCTGGCCGAATTTCCGGCGCAGAAGCTGGACTCGACTACCAATCGCGCCACTGTGTTCTTCAAAGGCCAGGCGGCGATGTTTATGGGACCGTCGTTTGTTACGTTCTATTCGTCGTTTCCCGAGAACAAACACGACTTTGATATCGGCGTCGTGAATATGCCGCGCTATGACGCCAATTCCAAGACGACATCGACGATATCTTACAGCGATCTCAGTATTCCGAAGAATAGCAAGCACAAAAAGGAAGCCTTTGAATGGGTCAAATTTTTCGCGATTGACCGGCCGGATATTACAGCGGCGCCGAAAGGCATGCAGCCTCCTGGCGTCATCAACGACGAGACGGTGAAGAAGAACGTCTTTAATACGCTATACAATGTTCCGACTTTTGACGGCAATCAGGTGTATAAGGTGTTCAACGATCCCAATACGGCGCTGGTGTCCGATCAAACCACGATTACTGTTGCCAAAAAGGAAATCACCGCTGCGGTCAACGAGGAAGTGACCAAGGTATTCCTGGGGGAGAAGAGTGTCGACGATGCTCTGAAAGCAATGAAGACGCGGGCGGACGACCTGATCGCCAAAGCGCAGAAATAACAGTCGGGAGCTGATGCAGCTTTGCAGCCGAATCCGATCATCGGAACGGAATTACCGAGGAAAGCCCGCTCCGGCAAAGGCATATTCAGAAGGGAAAACCTGGACGGCTGGCTGTTTTTGTCGGTTAGCCTCATCGGATATATTCTATTCCGGTTTATCCCGATTATTTTCTCCTTTGTCCTGAGCTTCAGCGAATGGAATCTGGTTTCCGGCCTGCGCGGAATCCGGTTCACCGGACTGGAAAACTTCATCGAGCAGTGGTCCGATACATGGTTTCTGCATTCGCTCGTCAACACGTTCTATTTCTCCGTCGTCAGCGTTCCCATATCGATCGCCTTGTCGCTTCTGGCGGCGGTGATCGTGAACGAGAGCATTTATTTTAAAGGCTTCGTGCGGCTGCTTCTGTATTCGCCGCATATATCCTCCATGGTCGCGATCTCGATCGTCTGGGCCGTGCTGTACTCTCCGAGTTACGGCCCGATCAATATGTTTCTCCAGTCGCTCGGGATCAGCCATCCGCCGGGATGGATCAGCTCGTCGGCCTGGGCGATGCCTTCGCTCATTATCATGAGCATATGGCAATCGGTCGGCTACAATATGGTCATCATGCTGGCGGGCCTGCAGGGAATACCGCGCGATTATTACGAGGCCGCGGAGGTAGACGGGGCCGGCGTCTTGCAGAGATTCCGATCGATCACGATTCCGCTGATGTCGCCGACATTGTTCTTCGTGATGATTACGTCGGTAATCGGTTCCTTCCAGATCTTTGCCCAGGTTAACATTTTGACCAAGGGCGGCCCGGGAACGTCTACGTCCGTGCTCGTTTATTACATCTATAATGTGGCATTCAACTATAATCGTCTGGGCTACGCCAACAGCATTTCCTGGGTACTGTTTGTCATGATTTTCGCGCTTACCTTATGGCAGTGGCGACAGCAGAAGAAATGGGTGCATTTACAATAAGAAGAAAGGAGTGCCAACGATGACGAAAGCATCGCGGGCCATTCTCGGAAAATCAATCTTGACCATCATCATGCTCTCGTTATCCGTCATAACGGTCATGCCTTTCCTATGGATGCTGTCGACCTCGTTCAAACTGGATGCCGATGTGTTCAGCTTTCCCATCCAATGGATCCCGCCGAAAGTTACGTTTCAGAATTACCGGGACGTTTGGTTTGGAGAAATTCCCTTTTACCACTTTTATATCAATTCTGTTAAAGTCACTGTAATTTCGATAGCGGGAGTTATTGCAACCAGCTTGATGGCCGGCTATGCGTTTGCAAAAATTCAGTTTGACGGAAAAAATGTGCTGTTTCTGTTTTACTTAGCCACATTAATGTTTCCCGATCAGACGCTGCTGGTGCCCCGGTTCATTTTTTACAAATATCTCGACATCTACAACACGCACTGGGCGCTCATCCTGCCCGGCATGATTTCGGCCTTCGGCACGTTTCTAATGCGTCAGTTTTTTATGACTTTGCCCGGCGAGCTTTCCGAATCTGCACGCATTGACGGAGCCGGCCATTTCAAAATTTTCTTTCACATCGCGCTGCCGCTCGTTAAGCCGGCCATCGTCTCATTCCTGATCTTTTCGTTTGTCTGGTCGTGGAACGACTATGAGAACCCGCTCATCTTCCTGTCGGATACGGAGCGATTCACGATCCCGCTCGGCCTGCTTACGTTCCAGGACGAAAACAGAACGAGTTACACTCTAATCATGGCGGCGTCGGTCTGCTCGCTGCTGCCGATCTTTATCATTTTTCTTGCCGGACAGAAGTACTTTGTACGGGGCATCGCCATGACCGGAATCAAAGGATAGTAAGGTTAACGCCGATTTAATTGAATGATTAAATGGAGAAGGAAGTGGCTTAGAATGGGGAAATGGGATTGGCTGCAGGAGCGCAACCGAGGCATACATTTAACGATCCGGGATATCGATTGCAAGGATTTCGACGCCCGGCGTCTTGCGAAGGACCTGCACGAGCTTGACGTCAACTTTCTGACTTTCTTTTCGGGCGGGTATGTGACCACCTATCAGACGGACATCGAGCTGCAGCGCAAGAGCCCGTTCCTCGGGAACCGGGATATTACCGGGGAGATCATAACCGCTTTGCACGCTTATGGAATCAAGGCGCTTCCTTCGATCGAGCTGGGGGTTATGCCGCTTACCGCCGGTGACGCTCATCCGGAATGGTGCTCGCGGGACATCGACGGCAATCCGTACGTAGTAGCTGAGCAGCTGTACGCCTGCTGTCCGCTGGGCGGGTACCACCACGAACTCGGAAGCCGGTTTGTTGAAGAGGTTCTCTCGCGCTACGAGATCGACGGCTTATATTGGTGCGGGGCGAGCTACGGTTTTCAAGCTTATGGCTCCGGAATATGCTACTGCGATAAATGCCGGGCGGATTTCCTGGCGGTATCGGGCCTGGAGATCCCCGTCAAGAAGGATTGGAATGATCCGGCGTGGCGGACGTTTCTGAAATGGCGAACGGAAAAAACGACACAATCGGCAAAGCGGATTTACGATATGGTCAAAAGGCTGGACCCGGACATGCCGGTAATCGGCAACAGCGTATGCTTCGGCGACCCAAGCTGGACGATGAATTCTTCTCTCGATATGGAGCAAATTTCAAAATACCAGGATACGGTCATTATCGAGGCGCAGACGCGCGTAAAAATCGATGAAACAGCCGACCGGGAGAATTGGCACTCGCTCACCTGGCCGGATGAGGAAGCAAGATACATGACGACAATAAGCGATAATCCGGTGTGGATCGTCGTCTCCTATTTTTTGGCCTGGCCTTGGAGAAGAACTGCCGTCCCTCCGGTCGAGCAGAAAATCTATCTCGCCCAAATCGCCGCCAACGGGGCCACGCTGCAGGTCAATCTGTCGGGAGGGCCTCCCGCAACGCATAACGACAGTCGAGGCTTTCAGGCAATCAAGGAGCTATACGGTTTTCTGAAACGGCATAAAGCCTATTACGACCACGACCGGTCCGGCGCGGCTACCGCCATTGTGTTCTCCCAGGAGACCCTGATTCATTACGGCCGGGAAAACGGGATGGAGCGCTACGTGGAGAGTATCCGCGGAGCTGAGCAGGCTTTGCTGGATGCGCATATTCCATTCGACATCCTTTCTGCCAAGACGCTGAGTGGAGAGAAGCTCAGTCAATACCGGACCTTGATTTTGCCTTCGCTGTGCTGCATGTCGGAGGAGGAAGCGAGCCGAATTCGGGATTTTGTCAACGGCGGGGGCAATCTGATCGCAACCTTCGAGACTTCCCTGTATGACGAAAATGGAAATCGGCGCAGCGACTTCCTGCTGGGGGACTTGTTTTGTGCCGCCAGCATAGGGGAGAGTAAGCGAGTTAACGGGGAACAGGACGGAGTTTTGAAGCAGGCCTATATCAAAATAGCCGGCGATCATGACATTCTGCGCGGCATCGACGATGCCGATGTGATTCCGATCTACGGTCAATACTGTCCGGTTCGAGCCGACGGTTCCGCACAGGCTTCCCCATTGAAGCTGTCTGCTCCGTTTCGAGTATTTCCTGAGGGACTGTCGTATACACTGGAGGATGGCCCGGAATATCCGATGGTGGTTTTGTCCGAGAACGGCAAAGGCGGGAGGGTGGCATATTTCCCCAACCAATTGGATAAGTCGTATTTGAAAATCGGGTTCCCCGATCTGGGCCGGCTGATCGCTAATACCGTCCGTTGGGCGGCGCACGGGGAAGAGCAGCTCCGAATTGTAGGGCCCGACTCCCTGAATGTATCGCTTCGCACCAAGCCGGGGCTCCGGATGGTTCATCTGATCAATTTGGCCGGCGGACGGAGATTTTTCACATCTTTGGTTCCTATCCGGGAAATTTCCGTCGGGCTTGCCGAAGACATTCAAGTCAAGCGGGCGTTCATGCTGTCCAGCGGCCAGGAGCTGGCCGTGAGTGAAGACGGGACCTTTCAGTCCGTCGTTGTTCCGGAGCTCCTTGATTACGACGTTGTCGTATTCGTCGTTTCGGAGCCGTGACCTACGTGACCAACAGTCCGCAACTCGGGGCATCAGTGTACTCAATACGGAACCTAAGCTAAGAGAAAGCAGAATGGTGAACGTAAAAAGAAGCCCAATCCCTTAAGGGGACTGGGCTTCGCCTGACAACTTAACTCATTTTTTTGAAATCTTCAGGCTCATAGGACTTGCCGGCGTAGTAATGCTTTCCAGAGAACACATCACTTCGAACGTATCCGTAATTTCTACCGTGTACGTGACATCCAGGGATGCGAATAAGTGAAGTCCTTCCTCATCAATAAATGGCGTCGTTGAAGTGCAGGCATCACAGCTGATGGTTTGTCTGACGATCGTTCCGGTTAATACGTCCGGTACAATTTCAAGACATACGCTACGAGTAACCGATGATATACAGGACATCTTTTCCTCACCTCCTTTCAATCTAGTAAATGAAACAAGGACAAGTTTTGAACCGGACAAATGACAGAATCGAGTCCCTTTTTTTGTCGAAATCGGTTGGATGACGCCCGCCGCACTTCGATGCTATTTAAAAAGGGAAAGATTATCTTAAAATGGAGATTTAGATCAAAAGTGTCAATCTGGTAAAAGAAGGATATTTAGGCTGAGGTGAGAATATTTAATTGGAGACCGTTATTACTGCAGATGCCATTGGTAAAGGAGGTGAGATAATGGTGAGCGATATCGTCTATTGATTCAGGCGAACACGATTATCCCATAAGTGCAGGGATAGGTCCCTTGAAGTTGGCTAATCGGATGCCGGCCCACCTGATCCTCAATGGAACTTAGGACATTTCGGGCGCAATGACCTGTTGCTGTGTGCAATTCTCCTCGAAAATTTCAGCCCATGGAGCAAGTGGAATTCTTATCGCGATATATACTTCTCGACTGCCTTTCTCTCATCGAAACAATCGATATGATGATTCTGACCGTCAGAATTATGAACCCTTAGCGGGAAAACGGATAACGTTTTGGGAGGCAACCATTATGAGATTACGATATCGGTTCATAAGTATGATCAGCCTGCTCTTTGGTCTCGTATCTGTATCCCATCCTGCGGCCGCCGCGGAAAAAACGGTTCAGCAGGTTGAAGGAGGAGGGGAGCATACGCTCTCTCTCCAAAGCGACGGTTCGGTCTGGGCGTGGGGGCAGAATTGGTATGGCCAGCTCGGCGACGGGAGTACGAAGGACCGCGTCACGCCCGCTCAGGCGGTGAGCGTCACGAATGCGACCTATTTAGCTGCAGGTTATTCGCACAGTCTGGCGCTCAAAAGGGATGGAACCGTCTGGGCGTGGGGAGAAAATTACAACGGCCAGCTCGGCGACGGGAGCACGATAAACCGTGCCGCGCCCGTTCAAGTGCAGCGTCTCGGTTCGGTCGCCGCCATCTCTGCAGGGACTTGGTATAGTTTGGCACTAAGGCGTGATGGAACCGTCTGGGCGTGGGGGATTAATAACTGGTCCCAGCTCGGCGACGGGAGCAGGACAGACCGGCATACCCCCGTTCAAGTAAAGGATTCGTTTCATGATAACCTTCATTCTGTCGTCGCCATCGCTTCGGGCGATAGTCACAATCTAGCCCTCAAACAAGACGGAACCGTCTGGGCTTGGGGATTCAACAGCCGCGGTCAAATCGGAGTCGGACCTTTATGGCAGCCGTCAAAACCGGTTCAAGTTCCCCGCCTTCAATCGGTGATTGCCATTGCAGCTAAAGGCAGCCATAGTTTGGCGCTGAGAAACGACGGGACCGTCTGGGCATGGGGAGATAATCTGCCGAATGACGATAAGGGCGGGTTCACGACAGACTCTCCGGTTCAAGTGCAGGGCCTCGATTCGGTAACCGCCATCGCCAGCGGAGAAAGCCATAATTTGGCCCTCAAAGCCGATGGAACGGTCTGGGAGTGGGGTGCTCAACTGGGAGCCGACGGAAGGATAGACCCTCCGGTTCAGGTGCAGGGCCTTCGATCGGTCACCGCCATTGCTGCGGGCAGCCGCCACTATTTGGCGGTTACAAGCGACGGAACGCTTTGGGCATGGGGAGATAATTCCTATGGCCAACTGGGTGATGGCACAACGAATGATCGTCATACTCCCGTTCAAGTTATGTATCCGAACGCACCAGACACTTTTCAGCTTTCCGATTCGAAAACCTATCAAGCAGGCGGAATTCATTATCAGTATTCGTTAAATTACGGATACATTTCATCCCCGGGACAAGAGCTAAGCGGATCTTGGACAGCTCCTGAAGGGTTTCATGGAGAGGTTACCGTCTCGATGATTTCTCCGGAAGGGGTAAATGTTGACCTTCGTCTGGAGACGATTAGCGGGGGGAACCGATTGCCGGAAGATACGAAGGCTCTCCCGGATGGTACCGAACGCAGTACGGCCAAGGTGCCCGGCGGTGACACAGCCAAATGGACGGTTAAAGGACATACGGACAATGACTTTAGTCCGGATAAGAAGGTAATTGTCTATGTAAACATCAAATATGACAATCAGTGAATAAGGCAGTCCGGTTATTTTGCTGACGCTCACTGCTGCAGTGCCGGTCGGGCCGGGATGCAAAATAAGCGTCAAATTGCCTCCGCCTTTTTTAAAAGATGAGGGCGATTTGACGCTTACGACTAAAAAAAGAGAAGCACCCGCGATGGAGCGCTTCCCTCGATCATCAGCATGCATTGTTAATTGTTCAACGCATTCGCTTCGAGAGTTAGAATATGTGCGGCTTCCTTATCGATATGCTTTCCGGATTGAGCCGCCAACTCGTTGATAAAAGCCGTCCAATCGTGGTTCTGCAGCTTCGATTGAAGGCTGTTTGCGATTCCGCTATCGTCGATTTGTCCGTATTGGGTATATGCGGATACCAGTTTTTGCAAGGATGCGGAAGGATCATTTTTGTCGGCAAGGTAGCCTAATCCGTGTTGGGCAAGAGGACTGGCGGTTACGGGCTGCATAAAGGTTACATCAGGTAATGTTCCGTCCGGTTTTCGGGGTGCGGTTAATTGGGAACTGTCCAGGCTGACAAAATCGTCGGAAGTAATCGGAAGACCGCCGTCGATGGTCCACGAATTATTCGTGACTTGTGCGGGCGGGTTGTTATCATTGGCAATTAAGGTACCGCCAAAAGCGATGTTATTGTGCAGCACCTCTCGGAAACCCGCGATGTTATCGGCACTCGTTGGGCTGACGCGCTCCAGCATATTGAAGTCGGCGCCGGTACGAACACCGTTACTATAGGACGTGTTATTCGTCCAATTCGCCGACTGCCCCGGCATATGATTCGCATAAAAGCCGTTCGCCCCGTTGTTGAACGATAAACAATATTCAACGGTATGTAACGGCAGCGGGTCCGGAAGTCCGCTTGTTTTATATGCATATCCGCCGACTTTAAAGCCGTTTTGGTCGCCTGTACCCTCCTGATTCCCCTGATTGTTGAAGGACCAGTCTTGGTGATAAATGACCGGACCATTGGAATTGATGCTGTCGAATCCGTCATCGCTGTTATGCCATGCACGGTCGTTAATAAAAATAACGGCATCGCCATGAGCGCCGAATCCGTCCGTATTTCCTGCATTCGCATCATTCGGTCCGATATTGTTATAAGAATCGCTATTGATCACCGTACCGGAACCGTGAACATTAAAGTAGAAGCCGTTGGCTTCGTTATCGTGGGCCGCCATATTTTCGAAATTGGCATTCCCGCGAATGTTAAAAGCTTCGGATTGCTTTTGACCGCCGACTTTTACCCCGGTTACATCGAATCCTTTGAAGGTAAGATCGGCTGCGCTGGGATCGATAAAAAATGCGGCCACGCGCCGATCGGTCGGCACTTGTTCGAAATCGAAAACCGGTCTCGGATCCCCGGGATAGGCTTCATACGTAATTCCGCTTTTCGTAAAATTGTTGACATAATGGTAGATATCATCGGTTTTCGCAATCGTAAAATCATCATAAACGCCTCCGCGAATATAGACGATATCCCCGGAGGAGGCTTCTGATTGCGCTTTCATTAAACTTTTAAAAGGGCCGCTTATCGTTCCCGAATTGCTGTCACTGCCGTTCGGAGAAACGTAATAGACTTGTGCCGTATTCGAAGCTGCATTTGGAGCTGCCGTGTTCGCCTCGTTGGATACCGTCTGCGCAAGATCCTCAGCGTTGGCACGAGCAGCACTTGCCGAAAACGCGGTCGCAAGCATACAACCGGCCATAATCAAGCTTCCCATCTTTTTCACAAAAAGCTCTCCTCTCGTTCATCGTTCTTCTGAGTTAAACGGCACTTGCTAATCGCTGCCTTGCCTTCCTGAACAAGGCAGTGGGTTATGGTTTTCAGTCACCTCCTTTATAGATACGTTCTATCGTTCGCTTCGCTCATGATAGCCCAGCCAACTCAGATCCGTACCCTTGTCCAGAACGGCGATGGATACGATTTACGTATTCGCAACATCGCCAATTGTAGGGTTTGTTGATCCGAATGGTTTCCATAATTAGCAATTCGTGAACGAACGTCATTTTCCTGCCTGTCAACCAGGCAAAATGAGCCGGCAAACGCGGCTGTGAAGGACGATTGTCCGTTTTCATGACTGTGCTTGCTGCCGATTTGGTGTACAATAGAGAAAAATCGGATTTCGAAGGGAGAAAAAGGGATGAACAAGGCACAATTGGAGCGTATTGCTGCAGGTAAGGGATTCATCGCGGCATTGGATCAAAGCGGCGGAAGCACGCCGAAGGCATTAAAGCAATACGGCATCGAAGAAAGCAGCTATTCCGGCGAGGAAGAGATGTTCGCGCTGGTCCACCGGATGCGGACTCGGATTATTAAAAGCCCAGCCTTCAATGCTCAATATATCCTTGGCGCCATCCTATTCGAGAATACGATGGATCGAACGATTGAAGAGCAATTGACCGCCGATTATTTGTGGGAAAAGAAGGGCATCGTCCCCTTTCTCAAAGTCGACAAAGGACTTGCCGACCTCGAGGAGGGGGTTCAACTGATGAAGCCCATTCCCGGACTGGACGATCTTCTGAAGCGGGCGTTCGACCGAAACATTTTCGGGACGAAAATGCGGTCGGTAATTAAAGAAGCCAATTCCGCAGGCATCCGGAAGGTCGTGGAGCAGCAGTTCGAAATTGGCCAGCGTATCGTGGCGGCGGGACTCGTGCCTATTATCGAGCCCGAGGTCGATATTTACAGCGCCGACAAAAAGGAATCGGAAAAAATATTGAAGGACGAGCTTCTGAAGCACTTGTCCGCACTTGAGACGAATGTCAAAGTGATGCTGAAGCTGTCCATCCCAACGGAAGATAATTTCTATCTCGATCTGGTAAACGAACCGCACGTTGCGAGGGTGGTCGCATTGTCGGGCGGGTATGAGCGTGACGAAGCCAATGAGCGGCTGGCCCGTAATCACGGCGTTATCGCCAGCTTCTCGCGCGCCTTGTCGGAGGGGCTGACCGCCGGGCAGTCGGATGAAGCATTTAACGCCATGCTGTCCGATGCGATCCAGTCGATCTATAAGGCATCGATCACCTAATATTTTAAGAAACGCCCGGTATTTTCAAGCTAATCCGAA
This genomic window from Paenibacillus humicola contains:
- a CDS encoding right-handed parallel beta-helix repeat-containing protein; this encodes MGSLIMAGCMLATAFSASAARANAEDLAQTVSNEANTAAPNAASNTAQVYYVSPNGSDSNSGTISGPFKSLMKAQSEASSGDIVYIRGGVYDDFTIAKTDDIYHYVNNFTKSGITYEAYPGDPRPVFDFEQVPTDRRVAAFFIDPSAADLTFKGFDVTGVKVGGQKQSEAFNIRGNANFENMAAHDNEANGFYFNVHGSGTVINSDSYNNIGPNDANAGNTDGFGAHGDAVIFINDRAWHNSDDGFDSINSNGPVIYHQDWSFNNQGNQEGTGDQNGFKVGGYAYKTSGLPDPLPLHTVEYCLSFNNGANGFYANHMPGQSANWTNNTSYSNGVRTGADFNMLERVSPTSADNIAGFREVLHNNIAFGGTLIANDNNPPAQVTNNSWTIDGGLPITSDDFVSLDSSQLTAPRKPDGTLPDVTFMQPVTASPLAQHGLGYLADKNDPSASLQKLVSAYTQYGQIDDSGIANSLQSKLQNHDWTAFINELAAQSGKHIDKEAAHILTLEANALNN
- a CDS encoding carbohydrate ABC transporter permease — its product is MQPNPIIGTELPRKARSGKGIFRRENLDGWLFLSVSLIGYILFRFIPIIFSFVLSFSEWNLVSGLRGIRFTGLENFIEQWSDTWFLHSLVNTFYFSVVSVPISIALSLLAAVIVNESIYFKGFVRLLLYSPHISSMVAISIVWAVLYSPSYGPINMFLQSLGISHPPGWISSSAWAMPSLIIMSIWQSVGYNMVIMLAGLQGIPRDYYEAAEVDGAGVLQRFRSITIPLMSPTLFFVMITSVIGSFQIFAQVNILTKGGPGTSTSVLVYYIYNVAFNYNRLGYANSISWVLFVMIFALTLWQWRQQKKWVHLQ
- a CDS encoding ABC transporter substrate-binding protein; translated protein: MLRKAVAVLASAMLVFVAACTSGGGADGNKSQSSGGQGESPQGKVKIEVYHWTPVEGMESAFKVFNETHPNIEAEYKLIPDSPDLPLKVNTLLASGEPIDVIAQWSPDDLRTRVDNDLYEPLNQYFEDNHIDYAKTFGDEVTKLETINGKIYGVPYGNKINAIFYNKKLFDEAHVPYPKDDWTWDDFRETAKKLTKGDGPNKQYGFIPYVIDDWKTLATLKLGLNAIYKSDKESNFDSPYFKRSLQFFYDMQFTDKSIMPLAEFPAQKLDSTTNRATVFFKGQAAMFMGPSFVTFYSSFPENKHDFDIGVVNMPRYDANSKTTSTISYSDLSIPKNSKHKKEAFEWVKFFAIDRPDITAAPKGMQPPGVINDETVKKNVFNTLYNVPTFDGNQVYKVFNDPNTALVSDQTTITVAKKEITAAVNEEVTKVFLGEKSVDDALKAMKTRADDLIAKAQK
- a CDS encoding carbohydrate ABC transporter permease, whose product is MTKASRAILGKSILTIIMLSLSVITVMPFLWMLSTSFKLDADVFSFPIQWIPPKVTFQNYRDVWFGEIPFYHFYINSVKVTVISIAGVIATSLMAGYAFAKIQFDGKNVLFLFYLATLMFPDQTLLVPRFIFYKYLDIYNTHWALILPGMISAFGTFLMRQFFMTLPGELSESARIDGAGHFKIFFHIALPLVKPAIVSFLIFSFVWSWNDYENPLIFLSDTERFTIPLGLLTFQDENRTSYTLIMAASVCSLLPIFIIFLAGQKYFVRGIAMTGIKG
- a CDS encoding fructose bisphosphate aldolase; this translates as MNKAQLERIAAGKGFIAALDQSGGSTPKALKQYGIEESSYSGEEEMFALVHRMRTRIIKSPAFNAQYILGAILFENTMDRTIEEQLTADYLWEKKGIVPFLKVDKGLADLEEGVQLMKPIPGLDDLLKRAFDRNIFGTKMRSVIKEANSAGIRKVVEQQFEIGQRIVAAGLVPIIEPEVDIYSADKKESEKILKDELLKHLSALETNVKVMLKLSIPTEDNFYLDLVNEPHVARVVALSGGYERDEANERLARNHGVIASFSRALSEGLTAGQSDEAFNAMLSDAIQSIYKASIT
- a CDS encoding alpha-amylase family protein encodes the protein MGKWDWLQERNRGIHLTIRDIDCKDFDARRLAKDLHELDVNFLTFFSGGYVTTYQTDIELQRKSPFLGNRDITGEIITALHAYGIKALPSIELGVMPLTAGDAHPEWCSRDIDGNPYVVAEQLYACCPLGGYHHELGSRFVEEVLSRYEIDGLYWCGASYGFQAYGSGICYCDKCRADFLAVSGLEIPVKKDWNDPAWRTFLKWRTEKTTQSAKRIYDMVKRLDPDMPVIGNSVCFGDPSWTMNSSLDMEQISKYQDTVIIEAQTRVKIDETADRENWHSLTWPDEEARYMTTISDNPVWIVVSYFLAWPWRRTAVPPVEQKIYLAQIAANGATLQVNLSGGPPATHNDSRGFQAIKELYGFLKRHKAYYDHDRSGAATAIVFSQETLIHYGRENGMERYVESIRGAEQALLDAHIPFDILSAKTLSGEKLSQYRTLILPSLCCMSEEEASRIRDFVNGGGNLIATFETSLYDENGNRRSDFLLGDLFCAASIGESKRVNGEQDGVLKQAYIKIAGDHDILRGIDDADVIPIYGQYCPVRADGSAQASPLKLSAPFRVFPEGLSYTLEDGPEYPMVVLSENGKGGRVAYFPNQLDKSYLKIGFPDLGRLIANTVRWAAHGEEQLRIVGPDSLNVSLRTKPGLRMVHLINLAGGRRFFTSLVPIREISVGLAEDIQVKRAFMLSSGQELAVSEDGTFQSVVVPELLDYDVVVFVVSEP
- a CDS encoding RCC1 domain-containing protein, which gives rise to MRLRYRFISMISLLFGLVSVSHPAAAAEKTVQQVEGGGEHTLSLQSDGSVWAWGQNWYGQLGDGSTKDRVTPAQAVSVTNATYLAAGYSHSLALKRDGTVWAWGENYNGQLGDGSTINRAAPVQVQRLGSVAAISAGTWYSLALRRDGTVWAWGINNWSQLGDGSRTDRHTPVQVKDSFHDNLHSVVAIASGDSHNLALKQDGTVWAWGFNSRGQIGVGPLWQPSKPVQVPRLQSVIAIAAKGSHSLALRNDGTVWAWGDNLPNDDKGGFTTDSPVQVQGLDSVTAIASGESHNLALKADGTVWEWGAQLGADGRIDPPVQVQGLRSVTAIAAGSRHYLAVTSDGTLWAWGDNSYGQLGDGTTNDRHTPVQVMYPNAPDTFQLSDSKTYQAGGIHYQYSLNYGYISSPGQELSGSWTAPEGFHGEVTVSMISPEGVNVDLRLETISGGNRLPEDTKALPDGTERSTAKVPGGDTAKWTVKGHTDNDFSPDKKVIVYVNIKYDNQ